From one Gemmatimonadota bacterium genomic stretch:
- a CDS encoding GNAT family N-acetyltransferase translates to MLITVRAAQLSDLPQLAKMNSCLVDDQGSENPFSLKEYEDRFREWLDTNIWTVDVFLHDGQVIGYSVYQKRTDYYDPNEAVIYIRQYYIERSHRRLGLGKAAFQILIDARFPKHVQSIALDVMATNSEGQNFWRKMGFNEYFISMKKELEQK, encoded by the coding sequence ATGTTAATCACTGTCCGCGCGGCACAATTGAGTGATTTGCCTCAGTTGGCTAAAATGAATAGCTGTCTCGTGGATGACCAGGGTAGCGAGAATCCATTTTCATTGAAAGAATACGAGGACCGGTTTCGCGAGTGGTTAGATACAAATATATGGACGGTAGATGTATTTCTACATGATGGACAGGTAATAGGCTATTCTGTCTATCAAAAGCGTACCGACTACTATGATCCAAATGAGGCAGTAATTTATATCCGACAGTATTACATCGAACGCTCTCATCGTCGGCTTGGCCTGGGTAAAGCAGCCTTCCAAATTCTGATAGACGCGCGTTTTCCAAAGCATGTGCAATCTATAGCCCTCGATGTCATGGCAACTAACTCAGAAGGCCAGAATTTTTGGAGGAAGATGGGCTTTAACGAATATTTTATCTCGATGAAAAAAGAACTGGAACAAAAGTGA
- a CDS encoding GrpB family protein → MTDISHLKLIPYDPYWCTKFETEKLKIEAIFKDKALGIEHIGSTSVKGLMSKPIIDLAVKVANPEIADLFIDPLAKIKYRYEERSSSSERHFFRKGNPTEFHCSICYKDRGSYWERQILFRDYLRNHPEALSDYQELKIRLLEKYPTGRGGYVSGKTEFVEKILILARIAC, encoded by the coding sequence ATGACTGATATTTCTCATCTAAAGTTGATTCCCTACGACCCCTACTGGTGTACGAAGTTTGAAACTGAAAAATTGAAGATAGAAGCAATCTTTAAGGACAAGGCACTTGGTATAGAGCACATTGGCAGTACGTCTGTAAAGGGTCTCATGTCGAAACCGATCATTGACCTGGCTGTGAAGGTTGCAAATCCAGAGATCGCGGATTTGTTCATAGATCCTCTCGCTAAGATAAAGTACCGTTATGAAGAACGGTCTTCTAGTAGCGAAAGACATTTTTTTCGGAAGGGTAACCCCACTGAATTTCACTGCTCAATCTGTTATAAGGACAGAGGTTCATATTGGGAGCGTCAGATTCTTTTTCGTGATTATCTCAGAAATCATCCAGAGGCCTTATCAGATTACCAGGAACTTAAGATTAGGCTTCTTGAGAAGTATCCTACTGGTCGAGGAGGTTATGTATCTGGAAAAACAGAATTTGTCGAGAAAATTCTTATCTTAGCGAGGATAGCATGTTAA
- a CDS encoding C45 family autoproteolytic acyltransferase/hydrolase encodes MDTIPRIVRIEADDPYTAGIRLGESLGRSFGAYLEDYLAARILAAKNCAKSSETHAEAWISSLPEHICDRFRGLSEGSGIPFERIAHWGYQEIALSQGCSSIICRSKGKVWIGHNNDTFVPKLWGYITILEIKGRIPTMYFGLAGDIWATAGINKAKLWLHVDHLKETDKPDSRKVVLPTYGFIVEALETCETIDDVQGLLNKIDRTEGMILIAVDGKTDEAAVFECSCSKWRLERVKTDWAVRTNHAVIGRRSRKEGKRPRDTWSRYNRLAQLLENSYNSGRSPTPSDLKTYLADDEVERRDETFATAYSVVVCPAASKTEFTMGRQPAASCGNWSHIAWPWH; translated from the coding sequence ATGGATACGATACCCCGCATAGTCAGGATAGAAGCCGATGATCCTTATACTGCCGGCATCCGTCTTGGCGAGAGTCTCGGCCGTAGTTTTGGTGCCTACCTTGAAGATTACCTTGCTGCCCGAATTCTGGCAGCGAAGAACTGTGCTAAGTCCTCGGAAACTCATGCTGAAGCGTGGATCAGTTCTCTACCCGAACATATATGTGACAGGTTTCGGGGCCTCTCTGAAGGGAGTGGGATACCGTTCGAGCGCATAGCACATTGGGGTTATCAGGAAATAGCACTCAGTCAGGGCTGTAGCAGCATCATCTGTCGGTCCAAAGGCAAAGTCTGGATTGGTCACAACAACGACACCTTTGTACCCAAGCTATGGGGATATATCACTATCCTGGAGATCAAGGGTCGCATCCCAACCATGTACTTCGGACTTGCGGGAGATATCTGGGCGACCGCTGGAATCAACAAGGCAAAGCTATGGCTACACGTTGACCACTTGAAGGAGACTGATAAGCCAGACAGTAGAAAAGTCGTCCTGCCGACGTATGGCTTCATCGTTGAAGCTCTGGAGACGTGTGAAACCATTGATGATGTGCAGGGCCTCCTGAACAAAATAGACAGGACAGAAGGCATGATCCTGATAGCTGTGGATGGCAAAACGGATGAAGCAGCCGTCTTCGAATGCTCATGTTCCAAATGGAGACTGGAGAGAGTCAAAACGGATTGGGCTGTGAGAACAAACCACGCCGTTATAGGACGAAGGAGCAGAAAGGAAGGAAAACGGCCACGCGACACCTGGAGCAGATACAATCGCCTGGCGCAACTTCTCGAAAACAGCTACAACAGCGGAAGGTCCCCAACACCGTCGGATTTGAAGACATATCTCGCCGACGACGAAGTGGAACGAAGAGACGAGACGTTCGCAACCGCGTATTCAGTCGTCGTGTGCCCCGCTGCCAGCAAGACTGAGTTCACCATGGGCAGACAACCAGCGGCCAGTTGTGGGAACTGGTCTCATATTGCGTGGCCCTGGCACTAA
- a CDS encoding ABC transporter permease: MLKNYLVVALRHLWRQKVYSFTNILGLAIGIAFCILTFRYIHNEWTYDTFHENLDRIYRVYEIRKNPNGEIRNSARVPTPLAATLKRDFPEIEKVARFREEKSVVKYKDKMFVENMLFTGPDVFEVFSFSLLNGDKTALHNRSSIVISRRMAHKYFDRENPIDKTLAVRINAEYIDFVVKGVVSEIPENSSLKFDFLLPSEMQPNYERYADLWGSSRVVSYVLLSENANPLQLISKFPEFIQKYYQSTIQKYQEYDALALSDDALQLDLQPFHDVHLNSDILGGLLPTGDRIFSFVLLGIALGVLLVACINFANISMALASTRIKEIGMRKVVGAERLQLMQQFWGEALLLSLIGLFVGIAFSELALPLFNSVANKELTLDYGSEVMASLVLLSILVGIIAGSYPSIVLSGYSPIHTLTESLKSGGSNFFSKALITTQFSVSIFLIIFAIVTFRQIDYLKTKDRGFQDEQVVVIDASQPNKGQRSDVYTIYKSELSRYPSVLGITASFVHFGGLIWTTNVKCKGSVIEVQFFDVAPNFIETLGIELSEGRGFIQDSNSDLHGSIIVNEALVREFGWASPIGKMLPEFSNRQIVGVVKDFHSRSLHHQIEPVVFELGRPDQYQYIYVRINPVEVQHTLNLLKKKWTELNPHIPFQFSFLDQDLDSQYRAEERWGRISRSGSLFSIFIACIGIFSLAALAMNKRVKEIGIRRVLGASIWNVVFLFFRGYVRLVVVANLCVWPIAYYAVGQWLNDFAYHISFPIWAFAVSGFLTLCVTLLTVSYHVLKAARSNPVDALRYE; the protein is encoded by the coding sequence ATGCTCAAGAATTATCTGGTAGTTGCACTTCGTCATCTTTGGAGACAAAAAGTCTATTCCTTCACGAATATCCTCGGTCTGGCAATAGGGATTGCCTTTTGCATTTTGACCTTTCGGTACATTCACAATGAGTGGACATACGATACATTCCACGAAAATCTGGATCGAATTTATCGTGTCTATGAGATTAGAAAGAACCCTAATGGCGAAATAAGAAATTCTGCACGCGTTCCAACGCCCTTGGCAGCTACATTAAAGCGCGATTTTCCCGAAATAGAAAAAGTCGCGAGATTTAGAGAGGAAAAAAGTGTTGTAAAATATAAAGACAAAATGTTTGTAGAAAATATGCTCTTTACAGGTCCTGATGTTTTTGAAGTCTTTTCATTTTCCCTTTTGAATGGAGATAAAACAGCCCTCCATAATAGATCCTCAATAGTCATTAGCCGAAGGATGGCTCATAAGTATTTTGATCGAGAAAATCCGATTGATAAGACGCTCGCTGTGAGGATAAACGCAGAGTATATCGATTTTGTGGTAAAAGGTGTCGTATCGGAGATACCTGAAAATTCGAGCTTAAAATTTGATTTTCTTTTGCCATCTGAAATGCAGCCAAATTATGAGAGATATGCTGACCTGTGGGGGAGTTCCAGAGTTGTCTCATACGTACTGCTATCGGAAAATGCCAATCCTTTGCAACTTATCTCAAAATTTCCCGAGTTTATACAAAAATACTATCAATCAACTATTCAAAAATACCAGGAATACGATGCACTGGCTTTAAGTGATGATGCGCTTCAATTGGATTTACAGCCATTTCACGATGTTCACTTGAATTCAGACATCCTGGGCGGATTATTGCCAACTGGAGACAGAATATTCTCATTTGTACTTCTTGGAATCGCTCTTGGTGTTCTACTGGTTGCCTGTATCAATTTTGCCAATATTTCTATGGCTTTAGCCTCTACTCGTATTAAAGAAATAGGTATGCGTAAGGTTGTGGGAGCAGAGAGATTGCAACTTATGCAACAATTTTGGGGAGAGGCACTGTTATTAAGTCTTATTGGACTATTTGTCGGAATTGCATTCTCAGAACTTGCTCTGCCTCTTTTTAATAGTGTCGCCAATAAAGAACTGACCTTGGACTATGGTAGTGAAGTGATGGCTTCTCTTGTTCTTCTATCTATTCTTGTTGGCATAATTGCTGGCAGTTATCCTTCGATCGTTTTGTCCGGGTATTCTCCAATTCACACACTCACAGAGAGTTTGAAATCTGGCGGCTCTAATTTTTTCAGTAAAGCTCTGATAACGACCCAATTTTCGGTATCAATATTTTTAATCATTTTTGCGATTGTCACCTTTAGACAGATAGATTATTTGAAAACAAAAGATCGGGGTTTTCAAGACGAACAAGTCGTGGTCATTGATGCATCCCAACCGAATAAGGGGCAAAGGTCAGATGTTTATACGATTTATAAATCTGAATTATCCCGTTACCCCAGTGTTCTGGGTATTACGGCATCTTTTGTCCACTTTGGAGGATTAATTTGGACGACGAACGTTAAGTGCAAGGGGTCTGTGATTGAGGTCCAATTTTTCGATGTTGCGCCCAATTTTATTGAAACGCTTGGAATCGAATTAAGTGAAGGAAGGGGATTTATTCAGGATTCGAATTCAGATTTACATGGAAGTATTATTGTAAACGAGGCATTGGTTAGAGAGTTTGGATGGGCATCGCCTATAGGTAAAATGCTTCCGGAATTTAGCAATAGACAAATTGTAGGTGTTGTCAAAGACTTTCATTCCCGCTCTCTGCACCATCAGATTGAGCCTGTTGTGTTCGAGTTGGGGCGTCCCGACCAATACCAATATATTTATGTGCGGATCAATCCTGTAGAAGTTCAACATACTTTGAATCTACTGAAAAAAAAGTGGACAGAATTGAATCCGCATATCCCGTTTCAATTCTCTTTTCTTGACCAGGACCTGGATAGCCAATATCGAGCGGAAGAACGCTGGGGAAGGATAAGTAGATCAGGTTCTCTATTTTCAATATTTATTGCCTGTATTGGAATCTTTAGCCTTGCTGCTTTAGCTATGAACAAACGGGTAAAAGAGATAGGCATCCGTAGAGTTCTTGGAGCATCAATTTGGAATGTTGTATTTTTATTCTTTAGAGGGTATGTAAGGTTGGTTGTGGTGGCTAATCTCTGCGTATGGCCAATTGCCTATTATGCTGTAGGGCAATGGTTAAATGATTTTGCATACCATATATCTTTTCCAATTTGGGCGTTCGCCGTCAGTGGATTCCTGACACTTTGTGTTACCCTTTTAACGGTGAGCTATCACGTTTTGAAAGCTGCGCGTTCGAACCCTGTGGATGCGCTTCGGTACGAATAA